From Pongo pygmaeus isolate AG05252 chromosome 1, NHGRI_mPonPyg2-v2.0_pri, whole genome shotgun sequence, one genomic window encodes:
- the LOC129020854 gene encoding histone H2B type 2-F isoform X1, giving the protein MPDPAKSAPAPKKGSKKAVTKVQKKDGKKRKRSRKESYSVYVYKVLKQVHPDTGISSKAMGIMNSFVNDIFERIAGEASRLAHYNKRSTITSREIQTAVRLLLPGELAKHAVSEGTKAVTKYTSSKLIGPILWK; this is encoded by the coding sequence ATGCCGGATCCAGCAAAATCCGCTCCTGCTCCCAAGAAGGGCTCCAAAAAGGCTGTTACGAAAGTGCAGAAGAAGGACGGCAAGAAACGCAAGCGCAGCCGCAAGGAGAGCTACTCCGTTTACGTGTACAAGGTGCTGAAGCAGGTCCACCCCGACACCGGCATCTCGTCCAAGGCCATGGGCATCATGAACTCCTTCGTCAACGACATCTTCGAGCGCATCGCTGGAGAGGCGTCCCGCCTGGCACACTACAACAAGCGCTCCACCATCACATCCCGCGAGATCCAGACGGCCGTGCGCCTGCTGCTGCCCGGTGAGCTGGCCAAGCACGCCGTGTCCGAGGGCACCAAGGCGGTCACTAAGTATACCAGCTCGAA
- the LOC129020854 gene encoding histone H2B type 2-F isoform X2 yields the protein MPDPAKSAPAPKKGSKKAVTKVQKKDGKKRKRSRKESYSVYVYKVLKQVHPDTGISSKAMGIMNSFVNDIFERIAGEASRLAHYNKRSTITSREIQTAVRLLLPGELAKHAVSEGTKAVTKYTSSK from the coding sequence ATGCCGGATCCAGCAAAATCCGCTCCTGCTCCCAAGAAGGGCTCCAAAAAGGCTGTTACGAAAGTGCAGAAGAAGGACGGCAAGAAACGCAAGCGCAGCCGCAAGGAGAGCTACTCCGTTTACGTGTACAAGGTGCTGAAGCAGGTCCACCCCGACACCGGCATCTCGTCCAAGGCCATGGGCATCATGAACTCCTTCGTCAACGACATCTTCGAGCGCATCGCTGGAGAGGCGTCCCGCCTGGCACACTACAACAAGCGCTCCACCATCACATCCCGCGAGATCCAGACGGCCGTGCGCCTGCTGCTGCCCGGTGAGCTGGCCAAGCACGCCGTGTCCGAGGGCACCAAGGCGGTCACTAAGTATACCAGCTCGAA